Within the Indicator indicator isolate 239-I01 chromosome 26, UM_Iind_1.1, whole genome shotgun sequence genome, the region ATACAGAACCAGCACCAGAAACAGGATTCCAGTAAGCACAAGACAAACCTAAATTAACAGTTCAAGGTCTCGATGAGCAGCTGTAGTCCCTTTCTGGAATCGAGGTCTTTCAGTCTCCTAGCAGAGGCCACCTGCCAGCAGGCCACTGATTCTGCCTGACTTGTCATTTTCTGCCACTGTCACCGTGAGGATCTTCAGCAGGAGCAAGGTGCACTCAGGAGCTAAGgaagcctgcctggatgctgtcctgGGCACTCTGCTCTGGATGaaactgctttagcagggaaggttgggctagatgatctcaagaggtccttccaagccctcccattctatgattctgtgaaccacaTATACctggtttctgttttgcttttccttttcagctggAGCCACCATATCTATCATGGTTGAAATCTTCAGCCAGTCATTCAGACCATCAGCCTTTCTGATTGTTGGCTGCATCAACTGGATGGGACTGTTTGTACTTGGGATGATTTTTCCTATGATTGTTGTAAGTGACTCTAACTAGATCCCCCCCTCCAGGATGAATCCACTTCTGAATGCTGACAGGGAGCAAAATAATAGCAATAAATAGCAACAATACACAAAGCATAGAACTCTGTCCAAATACCAAACCTGCTTAAGAAGCCCCAGGCCTGTGACAGGAGCAGCAATTGGATGCAGGTCAGATGTGGTCAGCAGAAGCTCCTGGTTTGATACCAGTCCTGATTTGTGTGTTGAGCACACCTTTGAATTTTAATTACTAAGAGACAACCTTAACCAAGGGCAGGGAAATAGAAATTAGattcttatttttcttagaGTGTCTCCCATTTCTGCTTGCAGGATAACCTTGGACCCTTCAGCTTCCTTATCTTTTTGGGATTCCTTGTTTTATCAGCAATTTTCATCTACCTGTATCTCCCTGAGACCAAGGGGAAGTCAATCatggaaataaaagcagagtTCAACAAGCTGAacttcaggaagaaagaaatctcaGTCACTGAAAACAACTTGCCTAAGGAACAGTTGTTCTGCACCAAACTCTGAATGTTCAGAGGAGAAATTTGCATCTCTTAGAAAAGACAGGAAGCAATGCTGCAATGGAACTGGAAAGGAAATATTAAAACCAGACTGCAAGCTCTCCCATctcttactccttttttttttttttttttccttattatgttttaaaatacagaaacaaaTTTCATTATGCTACAGTTTTGGTTCTGGATGATATCTAAAGGTTTTCACAGGAAACTTCACCACTTGGTTTTAAGATTTCTTTCCTATCAAAAACCTCCTTTTATGCTAATCTAGATGAAATAATCTAAAAGACAAaccaagggaagggaagattaAGAAGGATACATGATCATCAGTCATGAGGTTGGGGAAACACTGAAGTCTGAAATATGCACCTAGCACGCTCATAGAGGAAAAGTCAGATATGTGGTTTGAGGTGACCTGAGCAGATGAGGATCCAAAACTTAGCACAgtaaatcagagaatcacagaatgttaggggttggaagggacctccagagaacatccagtccaacctccctgccggagcaggatcacctagagcaggtcacacaggaacacatccaggtgggtttggaatgtctccagagaaggagactccacaatctctctgtgcagcctgctccagagctctggcacccttacagtgaaaaaggttttccttctgttcctgtggcaccttctctgctccagcttgcaccccaGTGCCCCTTGCACATCCCTGAGAAGAGTCTGCCACACACAGATATTATTGCacgcagaagaaataaaatggcTGCTAGAAAATAAGGTGCATTCCCAAGAGCATCTGTGGTGTCTAAGGACCTGACTTCAGCCTGGTACATCAGCTTCTGGGAATTGCATCAGatgttttcagagaagaaagagtttggtctggaaatgttttttattgttatgTAAGGAAGCTGCAAAAAATGACTAGTTCTTGTACCCAGCACAAAAAATAGGTTGTGAAGTTCACTGGAAATCCAGTCTAAGTTTTTCCAGGTGACCACTAACAAGTCCAGTATGATTTATGACTAAATGCTTTGGACCATGCTACCTGGTAAAACCTCATCCAGACccggagccctcaacacagaaagcacatggacctgatggagcgggtccataggagggccatgaaaataatcagggggctggagcacctctcctgcaagaataggctgagggagctagggttggccagcctggagaagagaaggctccatgtaGACATAACAgtggcctgccagtacctgaagagagctacagagggactgtttgcaaaaccctgtagggataggacaaggggcaacggtttgaaatgaggggagagcagatgtagattggatgtgaggaacaagttctacaccaggaaggtggtggaacactgcaagagattgcccagggagctagttacagccccatccctggagatactcaagatcaggctcaacaaggctctgaacaacctgatctagttgagggtgtccctgctgactgcaggggatttggactgcatgacctttggaggcctcttccaacccaaaccattctatgatttcaacaACTCACTGAAGACTTGTCAACACCACACACAGCAGTTCCTCCCCTCATGGATGGAGCTATCATTGAGTTTGGTTTTAATGCTTTGGAATGAAACATAGCCTGAAAATTCTGTTTGTGCAATCAGACTTTATTTCTGGATTACACTGTTGCAGTACAAGCTGCAGAAAGATCTCCATCTTTTCCGTGGGCTGGGGATTGGAGTTAATAGAAAAGCCCTTAAATCACAGAAAGTCCTGGGCATAAACACACCCATCAGCTTTAGCACAGAGAGATCACCAAACCTTTTCTTTTGTCCCCATCAGCATTTTCAACCTGCTTTCCACATGCACATCCACCAGTTTCGTTAAGCATGTAAGAAATCAGTCTCTGCAAAGGCTGACCAAAGTTAGTTATCTTGGGGAACAGTCAGAAGCAGGTTTCAGGCTTGTATAAACCTTGTCTCCACAGAAAGTAGGTTTAGCTGTAAGTGGGAGCAAGActatttttccccccaacaGATGCAGCAAAATAATGAAATTCTTATGTAAAAACTAATGTGTTCTATCCCtcttaaaacaaaactaaataaaataaaacaaaacaaaaccaaaagcaaagccaaaagcccaaactgaaagaaacaagcaagcaaaacccaaacccaaaaccccaacatttttGCTCAGTCTAGCAAACAAGCACTTTTTGTTGAAGAGGtgggggtgtcagctggtgAGTCTTGCATAACAGCTCCTGAATATAAAGCTGGAGGCCAGGGCTGGGATGCAGCTGGATCAGgtttgtgcagctgtgtggaagGGATATGTAATGGGACTGAGAAGTATACAGGGAACAACAAAGAGATTTTATTGAAGAGGACACGCAGGCTCTTCATGACAAAGGAGGGAATAGGAAGGGGAGAGTCTCTTAGTTATaacacagaaagaaggaaagtatTAGGGTGGGCTGGAATGCAGAGCTTTCCTCTCACAGGAAACAGTGCTACTtgaaaaaaatactgatttttatttttaatcaaattgttgttgttttttctgctgaaaaacTGCTTTAAACATCTTCAGACTGCTCTAAGAACAAAATAATGCTGGTTAATGCTTCAGCttaatgtttatttatttatttattttaaataaagtgCTTCCAGGGTAGATGGTAAAGACCTATGTGTACCTACATTTGGCAGAAAGTTGAGAGCACAGAGCATCCAGCCAGAGGACAACTGGGACAAGCAAGTGGTACCTCAGGAGGATCTCCTTGGCTTATCCTGTACTGAGGTGGTGTGATCCATCTTACACCCAAACAAGCTGTAAATGACAGCCAAGTCTAATTAAATACCCAGACAACTCCTAGTACTCAGGCTAGCTTCTTTTACCAAGAGGGTTAACTGCTGCTGAGTTCCAATGATGCGCTGCTAATAAGCATGGATAAGAACAGAACAGAAGCCAGATGGATGCCAGAGGAACTGATCCCTGCATTCCCCAGTGTGTGGGTCTGACACTGTGTATTAGCAGCAGGGAAAATTGCAGGCTGGTCATTAATATTAACATAGATACTATCTTTTTCCAGCTATGAAGAACAAAAGTAGAATTaggctgtgttttgtttaatGAGGGGGATGTTGATTTAGTCCTGTGCTGTGTCAGTTCCCATTTACCTCAGCAGGGAAgactgcagcaggagccagtGAGGTGAAAAATCTCTCTGGAACGTAGGGCagcagcaatcacagaatcacagaatgttagggagtggaagggacctccaaagatcatccggtccaaccccccctgccagagcagcatcacctagagtaggttacacaggaatgcatctgtcATGGCCTGGTGTCCTGAGCCAACCCTGGACAGCAGGCACAGGCATAGTCCAACTCCTTCAGTGGTGACTGTCCATAGAATACAGCCCACATAAAACATCTCCACCCCATGAGCCTCAAAGACTCTTCCAGTGCAATCCATGATGCCAGGGGCCGGTCCATTGAACCAGTCCTTTTGGGTTTGATGATTCAGGAACAATTCAGTGGTCTGGTTGGAGACTTCTTTCATCTCAGCTCAGCCTGAGCAGCAGAAGTGGAAGAGTGATGTAACATTTCTGTAACAGTTACATCTTCAGATCTGTTCTGCAAAGTCATTGCAGATGAGTCTTCCTGGTCCAAGGCACTTAACAAGTACAATTGCCATGTAAACCATGTCACTTGGTGGGGATGGATGTCTGCCACAGGGTAACTTCTCAACAAAGTGACACTATTTGTGTTTTAGTAGTGGTGAAAAGCACCTCTGAGTGGTGACCTGCTGAACAAACAGTTGAAAATACCACCTGACAGGTGAGCTCACACAGCAATTTGTCTGACATGACTTTCCACAGACTGCTAAATTCATCCAGCCCAACTTGTCCTCTGCTGTTCTTGAAGAGGCCGAACACCAAGTCAGTAGAGTAAGTCTCCAATTAGAGACAAGAAAGGAGCAATTGCATGAGATGCAAAGCCAATGCCAAAGCAAAGAAGCTGTAGTCAAAGCAGTGCTCAGATGAGTCTCCTCACCTCTTAGTGAAAATGATGGGGGCTCAGACACTGCATATGCACCCAGACCCCACATGTGCAAAAGCCCAGGTACAGACAGGACTGTCTGATGTTACCAAATTGATAACCTGAGTGTACCAGCACTTCCCTACTGCCTGTGGGCCATGTGTGGAAGTCTATTACCAAAAGCTGTCACCTACATAAGAGCATTTCTAGTCCTTTTTCCTGAAGGTACACCaatctgctgcagaaatgaCTGTAAATAAAATACAGCATCCCGAGATCTCCTTAAACCAAGAAGGAGAAAACACTAGGAACTCCAGAACGCAAGGGAGCAAAGCATTCAAGTGTGGGGGtgggcagagggaagagaaTGTGAGGCCTAAGAAGTGTAAAGCCCTGGGGGACagtctgcagcactgtgtcctgctgcaggaacgccctggccagcctgcagcactctgGTCTCAGCAGCCAGCGGTGTCTGCCTCCCCTTTCAGAATCTATGTCAGTTTCTTtgagggcagtgctggcagcgtAGGCTGGAACAACACCACCTTTGCTTGAGGTGCCCTCGGGTGGCAACAGCTCCTTCCTGAAGTCTCACTGAGGTTTTTGAGCACTGCAGTTCTAGTCATGTTACCTGTGTTTGTAGTGGTGCCCCAGCCACTGCTACCCAGTGCTGCCTTAACATTGTGCCTGCTgcttaaataaaagcaaaaacccAGTAGAAGCCTTAGTATTGGGACTCTCTTGTTATGCCAGGTGCCTTCTCCAAATATTCCTCACAGAagcttttttatattttttaacagTTTAGTCTTCTGTGTGCAGATGAACACTTCATTTGGATCTGTCTTTGCCCTGTTCATGCTCAACAACCTGGCCAAATTTAAACAGAACTATCTTGACCTGATTTCAAAATACTTTGAAGCCAACAGATGTGGCTATCAATGTGGCATACAGACCTCCCTATAAAAGGAGGAAAGACATGATTGCTCCTGATAAAAGGGATGGATTGCAGTCAAGTTCATCCTTGGATCCAGCACTACATGGACCTCTAGCTGCTTCGCAGAAAAACCTATGCTGTGAGATCTCCCAGGGCTTAGGATAGGCAGAGAGGAGAGTAAGTGGAAAAACCCACTGCTCATTGTTCTGCCCTCCCCTTTTCATCCATTGAATGATTTGCAGTGACAGTGAATATTACACAGCTCAAAATGAGGCAGAGGCACAGTGAGCCATTCCCAGAGGCCAAAGTAAGGAATTACTTACAAAAGGAAGATTTCCATATATTTATTATTCAAGCTCAGGGTCAAATAAGAGTATTTGCTTCTGAATTAAAATAGAAAGACTGAGTACAGATCTGTTTCCTGAATCTCTGAAAATAGGTGTATTGTAacttttgggggggagggaagagcaaAGCTCATCTCACCGCTGTTCTGAGCTTTGTTTTGTCCCTATCACAGCTTCACTTTTTAGCCATAGCCTTTACACACAAGCCTGCTCCTCAATCGCCAACCAAAACCTGCCACCTGCAAACATAAAAGCTGCAATAGTGAAtcaaagcagcagagccaaATAAAGCAACACATTACTGTTCATCTAAATCCAGAATATTTTATTAGGGATTGGTCACTCCGCCTACAGCCTTATGGAGTTGCCCAGTTGAGAAAGAGAGATATGATATGAGGTAGGGAACCTTTTAGCTTGCAGTGAATGGCTACAAAGCCCCTAGAACAGCAGGACCTTTGTTGGGGAGGCACTTCCCTTCTCTAGAAATCAGTCTGCCGCCTTCTGCCTTCTTCATAGAGCTACCCTCTCCGAGAATGCCGCCTCTGTCTGTTCCTGGAGCCTCAGCACCAGCATTCTCTGATGTTCTCAGGGGATGGGAGGAATAAATGGTACTACACAATGGCAGAGGGCTGATGATGTTAGTTTTTAACAGCACTGTTAAtagcacacaaaaaaaccccatgctgCAGTCCTGCTGGTTCTCAGTGTGACAGCCTGTGCCACTACAAACCATCCACATACAAAACCCTCCCCTATCACTTCACTGAATGCTCCGTGTGTTCACACGTGTAACGTGCATGTACAGTCAGTCACACATGCATACAgcggcagcagggctgggacttTGTTAAACGGGCAAATGCTCCATTCCTGTGTGCAAAATGTCTGGATGGAGCGGGCTCTGGGCCTGATTCTCTTTAGCCTTCCTGTGAGTCATTTCAAGTCACTGCAGGATGGGGAGTTGTGCCCTCTGCAGCCTACGTGCATGCCATCACACAGCATACGGCTCATCTCTCCGGCTGCCTCTCACCTCCGAATAGACACGCATCATTTCCGTTCTAAGCAAAAAGtcacttctgccttttctgatAGAAAAATACCACGTGAACACGAAGATGCTGAGGCACCTCACTTTGAATGTAACCAAAAAACGTTAGGGGATGATTAACTCGCCAGCAAGTCAGATGCTTCTGCTTGCATCGTGCTAAAGCGATGCAGACAGTTAAAACCCTCAAAGCATATACATGTTGCCtctacttatttatttatctatttattagTCAGGGCTAATACTGCAACTGCCACGCTAGGGCCCGTAGCCCTCTTCGGCCCTGGTCCTGCCGTAGAACCACATGAGCTGATAACAGGTTATGTCTGCACCGCTCACTGCTGCAGGACTCGATTCCGGAGAGAAACCTACAACACACCTTCCAAACCCGCTCGCTGGTAGCAACCGAACCAGCGAGTAACTGAGGCAAGGGATGCAGGTTGGGAAGGCACTGCCCCACCCCCCGCAGCCTCCCTGCCGGGCGCGGCCCCTTTAAGCCCGGCGCGTCCCTGTGCGCTAAAAGCGTGGCCGTCACCGCCCCGCTCCATTCCGCCGCTGCCGCCAGCCGAGCCGCACCGCTCCGCTCCCGCCGTcggccccgccgcccccccCCAGCGCCGTCACCATGCCCATGTTCGCCATTCACACCAATGTCTGCAAGGACGCCGTGCCCGAAAGCCTGCTGGGCGACCTCACCCAGCAGCTGGCGAAGGCCACCGGGAAGCCCGCGCAGGTGAgggcgggcggcggggccggAGGCGGAGGGCCGCGGCCCGGTGGGAGCGGGGCAGGCATGTGTGCGGCGGCCGGCGGAGGGGCGGCGGGGCCGGTGCCGAGGGGGGACGCCGGCGGGGCGGCCGTGGAGCTGCTCCCGTTCTCCCACCTGCCCCGGGGCGGAGGGCCCGCGGCCGCCGAGGGGAAGGTGTGCGGCACAACGTGGCCGGACGCCCCGCTCCTTCGGGGAAAGAGGCTTGTGCCCATTCCCCGCCCCGCCGGCGGCCCTCGGTGGAAGGCCTCCCGCTGCTCCGCCTGCGCGGACCCCGTGCCTAGGCCGTGCGGCTCCCCGCGGCTGTCGGCCTGCACGCCCCgtgcagcagcctggccctgaCGCTCGAGTAGCTACAACGCCGGAGACGTAACTGTGTCTGCCAGCCGGGATTTCAGCCGCGGAGCTGTGCCGGCGGCACGCCTGGGGAGAAGGGGCTGGTATCTGCCGGGCCGACAAACCTCTGGCAAAGCGGAGTAGCAGATAACGAGCTTTCCGCActgcctcctccccctcccagctACTCCCGCTTACCCCAGGGTCGGATATAGCCCCTCTTGGACCggactgctgcagcctgagcccGATAAAGCAGAATTACAGACTCCCAGAGGCCCGGTGACTCAGTCAGTGATTCGAGGGTGTGAACTCTGGCACTCAAATACAGTTCTAAGGCATTTGTCTACAGCTGCGTGCTCTTTGCCCTGTGGAgcagtgatgctgctgcaggcagaagtaCCCGTGTCACCTGTGGCTTTGCACAAAGACAGCCTTGGTTCCTGAAGCCAAGAGTCGGGCTGAGGGaaaccctgcagcaggcactgccctgTCGCCTGTGTGGGCTGCGGTGCCTTGGGCCCTTAATGCTTCCCCAGAGACCTGGAAGGGCACAGGGGGCAGCACTGGCAagcagcctgcccctgccctggggcacAGCACAAGACAACACGCAGCTGTACCTGAAGCAGCTTTGCatcaggagagctctgcagtaACCATTTGTTCTCCCTCAGTACATTGCTGTGCACATCATACCTGATCAGATGATGTCCTTCGGGGGCTCCACTGACCCCTGcgcactctgcagcctctacAGCATCGGCAAAATTGGGGGGCAGCAGAACAAGAGTTACACCAAGCTCCTGTGTGATCTCATCTCCAAGCACTTGCATGTGTCTGCAGACAGGTGAGGATGGGGCAGGGGCTTTAATTTTAGTTATCTGGCTTTTGGAAACTGCTTTGAAAAGTCCGTTTAAAAAAGCCAGGAATTAATCCAGGTGTTCGATGAAATACAAAGTGATCACTTGCAGTGGTTTTGTATCCAGTCAACAGTTGATGCCTTCATCTTTCCCTTGAGAGGGCTTCCCGTTCTCAAGAGCAGTGAAAAATACCAGAGCCCTGACAAGTTACACAGTGTCTCTTTTGCTTCTGAGGTCATGCCTCATCCTCTGGTGATGGGGAGCCAAAAGCACAAGAAACAGGCTGGGGCTAAAAGTCGAAGTAGCAACCAGCAGGCTCTGAACAGCTCCTTCACATGATACAGAGCCTTGGGAGAGTGTCAGGGTGCAATggtgaaggatggagagaagtgAACTTGGTGCCACTGACTGCTGTGGTTGGAAgagcaaagagcagagctggccctGAGGGCCTGCTTTAGGTTTCATAAGGCTGCCTGTCTGTTGGACATGTGtgaagggctgcagcactcCAAAACAAAAGGGTTTGATCTCTGGAAATTCTTGACAGGCTGCTATCCAAAACCTGTCTGATGTCTGGACAGCTCCTGACTAGAGAACagcttgttatttttaaaaaagaaaacaatgtgCAATTCCAGGAGCTGTGAGGCATATTGACTGTTCATAGGCTCTACCAAAGAGGTTAGCTAGATTTCACTAAAAATGAAGCTTGAAATTTCTCCTGAGGAATGGAAAGCACTGTTCCCTGTACTGTTGTCCTGTCTCACTCCTTATATAAATGAGCTAATAAGATCACTGTGTCTTCCTGTGCCTCTTCTGCAGGGTCTACATCAACTACTTCGACATGAATGCTGCCAACGTGGGCTGGAATGGCTCCACCTTTGCATAGAGCTCTCCTGTCTGAAGATGCTGCTCCTGGACCcaccctcatcctatcccttaGCAGAGACCACTGCACAAATAGCCGTGTTGCACTTTGTGCACTCTCACAGATTGATGCCTCCTTACTTAGTGTGTTTGAATATTGCTGCTTCAACAttcctctgttttctctgtatagaaaacaaataaagatTTAGAAGTAAACTGTCTGGTGTAGGCTTtggcaggctggggatggagtTGGGCAGTTGGCAGCATGTCAGCTTCACTCTGATTGCTAAAGCAAATTAAAGGGATGCTTTGGTTT harbors:
- the MIF gene encoding macrophage migration inhibitory factor; amino-acid sequence: MPMFAIHTNVCKDAVPESLLGDLTQQLAKATGKPAQYIAVHIIPDQMMSFGGSTDPCALCSLYSIGKIGGQQNKSYTKLLCDLISKHLHVSADRVYINYFDMNAANVGWNGSTFA